The Yoonia sp. SS1-5 genome contains a region encoding:
- the flhA gene encoding flagellar biosynthesis protein FlhA, translated as MKSLALSDIFQPTILLAIALMAIIVMMILPMPAWVLDIGLAASFALAILMFTVTLFIERPLDFSAFPTVLLASLMLRLSLNVSSTKLIIGEGHTGTDAAGDVIEGFAMFVMSGNVLLGLVVFCVLLIVNFVVINKGATRMAEVGARFALDAMPGKQLAIDSDMSAGAIDHAEAKLRREREQAETTFFGSLDGASKFVKGDAIAGLLITALNLIMGLIIGISVHGMPIGQAFETYAILTVGDGLVSQIPAVVISIASALLLARGGATGATDLALVQQLGRHPAALMTVAILMALFALVPGLPFLPFIVGALVLAGCAWAMSAAAQRRTVEEEAPAAPQEEKADTLSMADALDLDDIHVEFAPDLVDMVLDPGTGLDARIANMRNHVATTYGVLLPEIRLTDNAALTPGSYVVHVQGVEQVRDRLMADQVLALINDGEPSGLPGETVKEPVYGAPAQWISHENQETAALAGLTTVQPTEVLATHLLEIVKRNFPRLLTHKALRRRLDEMTNLSDPDRAQANKTLLDELIPDKVPMDVLLSVLRLLLEERVSIRNLPLILEAIAEGRPMFQTIDGITEHVRQRLGFQLVAEMRRADGTIPLVQLAPEWEDTFSTYEIRGERGSGDVALPPENFNKLADSIAEKLGQAAEAGAYAAVVTSMRRRRFLRTVMTAKGIMNPVLSFEEIGIDARPALVGLVPA; from the coding sequence ATGAAGTCCTTGGCGCTGAGTGATATTTTCCAACCCACCATTCTACTGGCAATTGCATTGATGGCCATCATCGTGATGATGATTTTGCCCATGCCAGCATGGGTGTTGGACATTGGTTTGGCCGCTTCATTTGCGCTTGCGATCCTGATGTTTACGGTCACGCTGTTCATTGAAAGGCCTCTTGATTTCTCGGCCTTTCCGACGGTGCTTTTGGCATCTTTGATGCTTCGCCTTTCGTTGAATGTATCGTCCACGAAGCTGATCATCGGGGAGGGCCACACCGGTACAGATGCGGCCGGGGACGTGATTGAAGGCTTTGCGATGTTTGTGATGAGCGGCAACGTATTGCTTGGCCTCGTCGTTTTTTGCGTGCTGCTGATCGTGAATTTTGTGGTGATTAACAAGGGTGCTACACGCATGGCCGAGGTTGGTGCGCGATTTGCACTGGACGCGATGCCAGGTAAGCAGCTTGCGATTGATAGCGACATGTCAGCGGGCGCAATCGACCACGCAGAGGCAAAGTTGCGGCGCGAGCGTGAGCAGGCCGAAACGACGTTCTTCGGGTCACTCGATGGTGCGTCGAAATTTGTGAAGGGTGACGCAATAGCTGGTCTTTTGATCACGGCGCTGAACTTGATCATGGGCCTGATAATCGGGATTTCGGTTCATGGTATGCCAATAGGGCAAGCCTTTGAAACATATGCGATTTTGACTGTGGGCGACGGACTGGTTTCACAAATTCCAGCGGTCGTCATCTCAATCGCATCGGCATTATTGTTGGCGCGGGGCGGCGCGACCGGCGCAACTGACCTAGCTTTGGTGCAACAATTGGGAAGACATCCGGCCGCCTTGATGACGGTAGCGATCCTGATGGCACTTTTTGCGTTGGTGCCCGGACTGCCATTTCTTCCTTTCATCGTCGGGGCTCTTGTTCTTGCTGGCTGCGCATGGGCCATGTCCGCAGCGGCGCAACGCCGAACGGTCGAGGAAGAGGCCCCAGCTGCGCCGCAAGAAGAAAAGGCAGATACCCTGTCCATGGCGGATGCACTTGATCTCGATGACATCCACGTCGAATTCGCGCCAGATCTGGTAGATATGGTGCTTGATCCTGGTACCGGATTGGATGCGCGGATCGCAAACATGCGGAACCACGTGGCAACAACCTATGGTGTCTTGCTTCCGGAAATTCGGCTGACCGACAACGCAGCCCTGACACCTGGTTCCTATGTGGTTCACGTACAGGGGGTTGAGCAGGTTCGTGACAGGTTAATGGCCGATCAGGTTCTCGCATTGATTAATGATGGTGAACCCTCTGGATTGCCGGGCGAAACCGTCAAAGAGCCGGTTTACGGCGCGCCGGCTCAATGGATCAGTCACGAAAATCAGGAAACTGCGGCGCTTGCCGGGCTCACAACAGTTCAACCTACAGAAGTGCTGGCCACGCATTTGCTTGAGATTGTCAAACGCAACTTCCCGCGCTTGTTGACCCATAAAGCGTTGCGGCGTCGCCTCGACGAAATGACCAACCTGAGCGATCCAGATCGCGCGCAAGCCAACAAAACCCTTCTTGATGAACTTATCCCGGACAAGGTCCCCATGGATGTGTTGTTGTCGGTCTTGCGCTTGCTTTTAGAGGAACGTGTATCGATCAGAAACCTGCCATTGATCCTTGAGGCGATTGCCGAGGGTCGGCCAATGTTTCAGACCATTGATGGGATAACAGAGCATGTGCGGCAACGACTTGGTTTCCAACTGGTCGCAGAAATGCGGCGCGCGGATGGGACCATTCCGTTGGTCCAATTGGCACCGGAATGGGAAGATACATTTTCCACATACGAAATCAGGGGTGAGCGCGGCAGCGGCGACGTCGCCCTGCCCCCGGAGAATTTTAATAAACTCGCCGACAGTATTGCCGAAAAACTTGGGCAAGCAGCCGAAGCCGGCGCATACGCGGCGGTTGTTACCTCCATGCGGCGGCGGCGTTTTTTGAGGACTGTGATGACTGCGAAAGGCATCATGAACCCTGTCCTGTCGTTCGAGGAAATTGGCATTGACGCGCGTCCTGCACTTGTTGGGCTGGTACCAGCGTGA
- a CDS encoding flagellar biosynthetic protein FliR, giving the protein MINDLLPLVPMSQAVLWTGLAVFVRISTMMAVLPAFGDQPVPMRVRLALAVMFTLIVAPAIAPTLPAVPNNMFAAIAPLGSEVLAGLFFGVFLRFFILVLQIAGSIAAQSTSLSQIFGGSAGVDPQPAISHLLVVAGTALATLLGLHVQAAAYMIHSYTLVPFGFTLNGETVADVGVAQVGTTFSLAFTLAAPFLIASLVYNVVLGIINRAMPQLMVSFVGAPAITAGGLLLLLLSAPVMLTIWMQAFSTFMAAPFGNLP; this is encoded by the coding sequence GTGATCAACGATCTGCTGCCCCTTGTGCCGATGTCGCAAGCGGTGCTTTGGACGGGCCTGGCGGTGTTCGTAAGGATCAGCACGATGATGGCGGTGCTTCCGGCATTTGGCGATCAACCGGTGCCAATGCGCGTTAGGCTCGCCTTGGCCGTGATGTTCACGCTGATCGTGGCGCCGGCGATTGCGCCCACACTTCCAGCTGTCCCCAACAACATGTTTGCCGCCATTGCACCGCTGGGGTCAGAGGTGCTTGCTGGGCTGTTCTTTGGCGTATTCTTGCGGTTCTTTATCCTGGTCTTGCAAATTGCCGGTTCAATCGCGGCACAATCAACCTCACTTTCCCAGATCTTTGGGGGAAGTGCAGGCGTAGACCCGCAACCCGCAATCAGCCACCTCTTGGTTGTGGCCGGTACGGCATTGGCAACACTTTTGGGCCTGCATGTGCAGGCCGCTGCCTACATGATCCACAGCTACACATTGGTTCCGTTTGGTTTCACACTTAACGGCGAAACGGTCGCAGATGTCGGGGTGGCACAGGTTGGGACGACATTCAGCCTTGCATTTACACTCGCCGCGCCGTTTCTGATCGCATCGCTTGTCTATAATGTGGTTTTGGGGATCATCAACCGGGCGATGCCTCAATTGATGGTTTCATTCGTGGGCGCGCCTGCGATCACCGCTGGCGGGCTACTTCTTTTGCTGCTTTCTGCGCCTGTGATGCTGACAATCTGGATGCAGGCGTTTTCAACCTTCATGGCCGCGCCATTTGGAAATCTGCCATGA